In Cicer arietinum cultivar CDC Frontier isolate Library 1 unplaced genomic scaffold, Cicar.CDCFrontier_v2.0 Ca_scaffold_5835_v2.0, whole genome shotgun sequence, the sequence CAATCAGTGTCACAAAAACAAGATTAATTGATGCACTAATTCACTTGCATCTTCATATTTAATGATCATGTGTCAGAAGGTTTATTATTGATGACACTAATTGGTGGTATGTGACAGAAGGTTTATTTAGATAAGTGCATGTGCGCACATACATAAACATACCACTAATGTCATCAAGACAAGATTAATTGATGCAATTAAATGAGTAGTATTCTCCATAATTGATCGCGGTGTATGATGTTATATGGTTTAACAAGGCATCTGTTtaattgtttgagtttgttcGTATTGTATAAATGACATTTAagtattttgtattaaaaaaaaaaaaaaactaatctcACAATTTGTGTTACCACATAATAATTACAATGAACTCGATTGAACTTCTATTTTGTTGGCTCCAATTCAATCCTTGTACCGCTAAATGCTTCATCAAGGCATGTGTCGAATTGCAATAATCTGTTGAGAATAGTTGTATAAATGGTAGtatttagtattttataataaaaaaaaacaaatatcacAATTTTTGTTACCACAGAATAATtacaatgaaatttttttttacacaagtATAATGAACTCTATTGAACTTTTGTTTTGTTGTCAATTAAGGCTCCGATTCATCCCGTGTCCCAGAAGATGCTTAATAATTTGCTCAATTACTTTTATACCTATTTTGGTgggtttttgttttgaaattttaagttaaaacttgttttgttttcagtttttagtatgaaaaaataattaattttcacccaaaataaaaatttacttacacataaaaataatcatagttaaaaataattaaaaatggtaAATAATAAaggataattaattattactctaaaaaataataattttaattattttattacaatagTTGTTAAAGACGATAACACAGGTGTTTCGAGTCGTGATTGTCCATAATGATTAGAGTAGTGATCAATGATGGTCAAAGTTGTGGTTTGCAGTAAGGTGGTGGTTGACAAAGGTTATTGGTGGAGTCGTCTCAATGTTTTTAGAAGTTTGGATTTGAAAATTGAGCCTCTAACATTAAGATTTAATATTCTAACATATGGTGGTGGGGTCCAGAATGTTGCAACTGTTGTCACAACGGTgagaaattgaatattttagagtgttcaatttacaaaattaagatatcaatgcaatttttcaaaagttaaggtatactaaaaaaaattaagatatctCTAATTGGGGTATGTACTAATATTTTAGTTGCACAGATTGATAACTGACTCTAATTATCGACGATAGTCGAAGTGGTAACTAGAGTGGTGCTCAAAATGATAATTAAAGTAGTGGTTAACAATAATCAGAGCGGTGGTCAATAACAGTCGACGCGAATTGTAGTGGTGACTGACAGCTACTAGTTGTAAAGTGTTTcagttaaattcaaaataataattataaaattaatttttatggttgagtttaaaaataaaaataaattaaaataagaagaaaaaaaacctattaaaTCCCACTGACCCGAACATGTTTTAATTTCACAAATTAGTTGTTGTATGTTTTATAGATGAATGCATAAGTGGGATAAGGACAAGATATAAGAGCTgagatagaaaaataaatacaagGATCAGGAAAATATTTCACAAATATATGAAGATATACTAATagacatatttaattaaaatattttaaatttcaaaaagcaaaaaatttaaatctaaataaaattatattagaatatttttattaacaatcaaaatatttatgtcCTAAAGTTTTAACTCAACTAATAAATACCGATATTATATTATTAGGTTGAACGtcttgtgtgagttaattataatgaaatttatgatctattttaaaataaaaatacatttattttatttatcaaatgtATCAAATCTTTGCTAAAGAACTCTAAGACCGTAATAAATATtggtattttttaaatatatatttattgtgtaTGTGTTTTTattcaattcaaaatttatgattaatttatgaaattgtacagtttataatttataaaataaaaaaaataaaaaaaataaaactatccTAAGAGAGTAcctatttatatttaatcaatatttttcaacaAGCAAACGAGgctattaaaagaaattaaagcaTGATGACAttaaactgtttttttttttggtacagACATTAAACTAGTTTTATTGCTTAGTTTTTATGTTAAGAAAAAGACACTAGGTCTTCCATAGTATACTATCCGTACAATTCTTACTTATAGCTgtccaaaaaacaaaaatctttgttagatacaattttatttttttctgttGTAGCTGAATTGGATGACATATATATCTTCTATACTAAGAATATTGAACTACACAAGCCACCATTCTcaattatgaatttatgatcATCCATCAATTCATATCAATATAAGTGAACAATAAGTGGTAGTAATTGAcctttttactattattaaaataaaagttgttaAAGGAAATCCATTATCATATACAATGATAGACTAGAAAATAATCCATTACATACAAGTATCATAAAATATTGAAGCTATAATAGCATATTCGAAGTACAAAATTAGTACACTTTACAATGGACAAATGCATTCATATGAATTTAATAATAGTTTCTCAACAATTTGGATCTGAATCAAGATATCAAATCCATCTACAAGATACTCAGCTATTGGCAAATGTGCTTTTGTACATtaatcaaaactacaattagattattttatatatctattaattaattgtagttaatcactaattaattgattgattaaagTATGTAAAGTTTGGTCAcctaacaataaaataatttaattgagataaacaatacaaatttaaaataaaatcagaatttgaaactaaaatataataaataaataaataaaagtattttaatcaTAAGATTCACTCAAACTCTATAAaagagtttagttactcattgacatgtaaaaaaaataaagtaaattatagaAGTGTTcatcaattaaaagaaaagaaataaaacccTAAAAGAGGATGATTTTTCGTTCAAAAATTTGAGACATCTTACTCCTCCAAACACTCCTAAATTTTCAAGGTGTTTTGCCTTATTTTTTGTTTCTGGTGTGTGGTTTCCTTAttctgtttttgattttttttttctttctatttatgATGACAAGAAGATTCTCGTTTTATGCAACAACATTCCTTCAGCAACAACTTCCTCTTTCTTTGGAATGTTATCATAAAATTCAACCTTTGAagtgaagtagcaatgtcgatttacaagaaatgacaagtgttggtagatttgtaaattgaactattgtcttcatcttctaattgatcttcaatttatagatgttaaaagtctttgaatattcagtttaaaatgAGTATATCTATTGGACACACTTCCCAAGCGTCAtgtatattttaaagcaattaaacatgtatttatttgttgtccataattatcttcgtttttcagaatgctgtcaagaatgttcttcgtttttcTATTTAATAACCAAAACATTATTCGTTTTTCAGATTTGATCTTgctttttttaaatgatattgcTTCTGATTTATAGCATTATGtgatcattgattgttgtatgaatgtatttgatcatCTTCTTCATGAAAATACTATCTTGAATatgtaataatcattctcttgaatgattgatatatgatacattccttttgagattatttcattattgattgaatacttatgcactttgatgaagtAAATGGTTTCTTGtttgttcacttatgcaattcatgttccttaaacaAAACTTTAGTGCAATTATTAGTATACcatcattcataaaacttaatcatttatttcataaggtttgttgtcattaaaacatacataaaaaaGGTTTTGTCTCAACATGAAGTATGCAACAAACTTACTTTTTGTACtcataaattgaaatattaaacttgatatttttttgcaCTAAAAACTTAGTAGATTTGaccaatttgattttttttattatgtgatGATCAATTCTgcaaatatcataaataaatgaataaatagtaagaagttaaaattaaaactataaaataaaataaaataaatattaaataccattttaaaattctataaaaataaatttactagTCATTAAGAGTAATCATTTGATAAAAAAAGGAGTCAACTCATAAGTGCAAGTTTGCATATCATCTTCTTGTCTAATCAAACAACCAAATAAAATAGCTAATCAACTAGGATCAAATTTCGTACTATGACAATaacactaatattttttttactattaggTTAATGTAGTCTTCCTAATAAtgtaaatgtttaattatagttttagtctttttatttttatcaattaatgaAATCAATATtccttttttaaaatctaataattttggtctcttattttgattttttaacaaaaaaaatgacgatgtgataaattttaaacaacCTGACATATAATATGATGATATAGAATTATTAACACCTATGGaatcacaataaaattttataaaaacttaactttcaactttagaaatttttttatttttgtaatttaattaatgacatataaataattaatacatttaaatggTTTTATATCAAGAAATTGTATgccatattatttaaaatatatcaaattataatttttttagttcaaatacCTGAAGGAGAGAGAAAAACTGACAACTTCTAAAATAAGAGACcaaattttatgaattagtaaaaataaaataaccaaaataGCAATTAAATTTacgataaattatttatattgtttctTTTCTTGGAAATTTTTTGAGTACTCGCAAGAAATAAATAAGTGGTACTAGTATCCATAACATGAAATTTGAATTAGTTAAAATACGGCTAGCTATACCCAAAACAAGTAAAGCGAGGATTTTAGACATTCGTTTATTTTCATTATGTAGGCTATAAATTTAGGTTTccaaataatttgttttatatatatcaataaatcCACAAGAATTCTAACACGATCTTCATATAGGTTATGTAGATTgatgtttcaaaaaatttgtcttatagttttttttttttttttgtcttttttaaaatatgtatatgcatgtatatgtgaattatgtcataaatatttaataaagtattatttaaaaaatgaaataataattttgatatttttaaagatatatatttataaattttagtggAATATGAATATCTTAATATggatttgatatttgatttctttaaaatgataaattgaTGAAATAAGTAGATCaattattgaaattataatCACTCATGATTCATTACACATGTGCACAAAATAACaatcatttatttgatagtcgataattaacattatttatttaattttctaaagTGAATTGTTCACATCGTTGcctttaaaaaaaccaaaattcatACTATGATACAAATATTCCTTTAATTCTAGAGTATTCGGACTCAAAAACAAGTAACAGAACTCTATGTGATTGACACTGTTTTCTTTTCAAGCTGATAGATTACAGGTGAACAAGTTTGTACAGCTTGCAAGATTTGAGGCGATATCCTGCTTATGTTATGATCATTTCATTTAGAAGCAGAAATTAATCTCATATACGAAAGTGTTTTTAATTGACACCAGTTTTTCAtgtagattaaaataaaatagttgatatatattataaagaaTGACTACAAATATGTTTAAACTTAGCATTCACGATGGGACTTGTCAAATAGTTTTGCACTTTATATGACAAATAAGTTCATTAATAACACAACAAAAGTTGGATGTTCAGCAAAAATACGATATATGGTACTTTTTTCAGCTTCTTATATCACAGCAAATGCCAATTCTATAGGGCACAAGTGATATAAATCTTGCAGAATACACAAATTTGTTTATACTCTTTGATTAATAAATCTAATCATTGGATCAAATTAATGAGATATATATGAtgagatttatttatttaatggtAAAATATAAATGTGTGCATGAAGtaagattattttatttatgcaCATTAGACAAAGTCTACGATATAAAGTGAAATATGACTTCAATCTTTATTATACTTCATAATTAGAAGAACAATGTTGGTTGTCGTGTACGTACAATTCAAATGGTAGCGGTAGAGacatttgatatatttgatGGCAAAACGAATCAAGCTGCACTCTATTTTAACTCGTCTGCAATCAATTCATCTTAAATGAAAAGGGTGAATGCGTACCAACTTAAGTAGATGAATTGAAACTCTCACTCGAATGTACCATTCGACAAGTTGACGAGTTGACCTATCAATATATAcccaaaaaaaacttaaattaaatgtattgatttttaaGCAAGTGAACcgtcaaaacaaaaacaaaattaaacatTGACCATAACAATTCAATGTAGTCCATCATTTGTAGCAAGAAATATATATACCAATGAGTGTAAAAAACAACTTAGTGAGTAAAAAGAATAACTAAAAAAAGAGATTTTTCCTTACCAACCCAATCTGAACGAGGCAATTTAACTCGTTTTGTTATTGCTGTGTTTTTCAGCGGGGTAAGCAGGACATATTAACTTGAGTGGTTAGCTTCCAATAACTCAAGTCACTATGccaaaaattacataaataagtTCAATCTGTTTTGTTACTTTTAACTATTGTCTAACATTTATAATttcaagattaaaataaaaataaaaaataaaaaaatcaaaatatcaaacatttataatttaagagATCAAGAAATTCTTTTGCGATCAAAAAATTGAAGTACATAGTAGagacacaaaaaaaaaatagaaaaaatataacaaaattatatattttttattgtgtgtttaaatattttttatttaaaattgagatcgttaaatatttttttagagataaaaatagattaaaaaaaattaacaatcaaactgaaacttaaaaataatataatttaaattatgatgcaattgtaaaatgaaaaatgaaaattatcaaGCAATTGAAAATTTTCGGTATTGGTTACCCACCCTACACTTTTGTTGCGTTGCATCCCTCCAGTCACCGCTTCCTCTGTGCTCCTCCGACCCGGTAACCGACACACCCATTTTCTATTCGCCAATTTTGACTCTTAATTTCTTATCTTCTTTTATTCAATTGTGTCTCTTCTgctatttttattctaaattagTAGTTTTAACCTTTTTGAATTAATGTTGCTTGATGCttagttttaattttacatAACGTTGGTTTCAGCTCTAAGTTTCTTTTTAAGATCAAACTTTCAACAATTTCTTTCTTTACTTATCAAAATGAACCTTAACATTTAGGTgctatttttgttttcatatgtATCATGGTTTCTTTTTCATGGAAATTAGTTTTTGATGAAACTTTTATTAACATTTCAGATATTAAGTTGGTTTGTTGGATCAAAGATTTCTGTCCTCTCTGTCATGGCAACTAGTAAGTTATGAGACTTTTACATTCTCCCTTCGTGTTGAGTCTGCAATTCTCCATTTTTAGAGGAAGTTGTTCATATCAATTTATCTATTATATTGCTGTATGATCTTCTTTCGTGGTAGATAttgttttttctcttaaataatTGAATCAGTGATAATGGTTATGTGCAGGACTCAAGTTTGAGAATTCTTGTGAAATTGGAGCCTTCTCAAAACTTACCAATGCCTATTGTTTGGTTGCCATTGGAGGTTCTGAAAATTTCTACAGGTTTTCATTCACTTTATATTAGTGAAAATACATTCCCCAATATATTTGAGTTATTTTTTCTTGGTGAATAAGTTGATGTGTTGTTTTATATAGTGCTTTTGAGGCTGAGTTATCAGATGTTATCCCTGTGGTCAAAACCTCCATCGGTGGCACTCGTATTGTTGGCCGTCTTTGCATTGGTAACGTTCTTTTTCTCGGTTTCTTGAATCTTAAGTAGTCCTTGCCTTGGATAATTTACTTACTATTGGTTTGCAGGAAACAAGAATGGGCTTCTCTTGCCCCATACCACCACAGACCAAGGTGATTCCTATTATCAACATTTTTATTTGTAGAATTATTGTTTAATGCTATTTTATGTCATGCAGTATACCCCCCAACTGTTGTATTGAATAGCattgtcaaaataatttaaCCTAGCCTCTTTGGCAAGTAGTTGTAATATCAACCTTGAGACACTCGTGGGTGGACCTATTGCTCCCAGGCTCAATTATCGGCGATGTCAAAAAAATGTTTGGTCAACGGCAACCATGCACCGTGACAGTGATTAGTCTTTGGTTGAAAGCTTTGGGATACACTGGGTTTTGGATATAAAAAAAACCAATCTAACCTCAACTTTTTGGTATTGTAACTTGTAAGTGGTCAAATATCTATGCAAAAGATTTGTGTCTTTTTAGTTAAGAAAGGAAAAACCGAAAAAACTTGTTACTATGAGGTTCTGTTTGTTAATGATTGCTTGTTTGTGTGCCATATTAAATATCTTCAAGTTTTGTAGTGGGAGTAAGAGCGATTAAAAGTTAGTATGTTAGTAGTTGATTTTGGTATATCACGGTCTCATAGATGTTTGGTTTCCAcagttttttaacaaaattatcagacttttaatttgttaataagATTGTGTTGTAATGCTTTTTTTTAAAGCTTATGCGATCCTTTTTATTATTTGCCTCTTCCCTTCCTACAATATGAAATGTAATTTCATGTGAAGATTTGGGAACTACATTGATACCTAAAACCTGTAGTTCTCCATTCTGTATTAAAAACTATTCACTCGAAGGAATTCTCAAAACATTGCTTTGCTTTTGATTGTTGGTGACATAAAACTAACCACCAACTTTGATGTTGCACTGACTTATGGAACTTGATCtgtttttttattcttcattGCTACGATTGAAGAACTTCAACATTTGAGAAACAGTCTACCTGATCAAGTTCGCGTTCAGCGCATAGAAGAAAGATTATCTGCTCTAGGAAATTGTATAGCATGTAATGACCATGTGGCCCTCACGCACACTGATCTCGACAAGGTATTGTATTATTGCAGATTATAGCTTTCTTGTGTGCTAATCTCTTTTACTTATTTAGGATTGGAAATTGATTTAGAGATAATCACATACTTTGAATTGTTCTTCTCTTGCTCTAGTATTTACTGTGAGATTGTTGTTCAGGAAACTGAGGAGGTGATTGCAGATGTTCTTGGAGTTGAAGTTTTCAGGCAGACAGTTGCTGGTAATATTCTTGTGGGCAGTTACTGCGCTTTCTCCAACAAAGGGGGTTTGGTAAGTGCAAGTCGTGTCCTCttgaatgtttcaatttgaacATATGTTCTATATCTATCTTTTGATCATACACTGAATTAGTGTTGTTAGCCGTTATATCATAGCATAAGTCGAACAAATCGTTATTGTTCTGGGATACGCTATTTAATTAGTACGAAATGTTTTCAAATAACGACTATAGAGGCGCTATAGCACTCTTGCATGGCGGAATTTGAATGAAGTTGCTACATTATGTGATCTGTGATTAACAACAATGTACTAAATGCAGGTCCACCCTCATACTTCTGTTGAAGACTTGGATGAACTTTCTACACTTCTTCAAGTTCCTTTGGTTGCTGGGACTGTGAACCGCGGTAGCGAAGTAATCGCTGCTGGCATGGTAGTAAATGATTGGACAGCATTTTGTGGTTCAGACACCACAGCAACAGAACTCTCAGTGATTGAGAGTGTTTTCAAGCTGAGGGAAGCTCAGCCTAGTGCCATTGTGGATGAGATGAGGAAATCTCTCATTGAAAGCTACGTCTGAGTTTCACTAAAGTACTCACTTTTCAATACCAAGTTGTACTGCTTGTTGTAAAGAGCATCTTACTTTGATGATAGTATCTTTTCTTTTACCGTAAACAGTTGCTGTGATAGAGTATGTCTTTTCAAATATGATCACAATCACATAATTCAATCAAGATTTGTGGTTTTCACTATTGTAAGTCATCTTTCATTTCAGTTTGTTGTTGTTCACAGATCAAATATGGGTTCTCTTGCTTTGCATAGACCCCCgcgttataaataaaaaagttttatttgaaaGCCATCATGTTTGTCTCTAAAATTATAGGGTGCTAATAGTTTggtcttttaaaatttaatatataacaaaatgttTATGAAATTATAAGTTTTAAATTAGTCACCTTCATTTTTATACAAACATCACCTTCTATtggtaaatattttaaattggtccttaaaattgaataattaaaatagagtttttctttaaaatgttACATATGAATATCAAATTCATTCTCATAGGACATGCAAACTGTACAGGGATTAGAATAACATAAACGCTATGTTTGTCATAAAAAATAGTGGAAAATAGATGTGCTATCTGATTGTGGATGAGTTTATAACTGATTAGTTATAAGTTTAAATCCTATAAGCTTGTTTCTTGAGATTGTCAAACACCCTTAATATGTCTgtaagatttaatttaattgacataTGTTGATATTGTTAAGTGAACATCATGTCTTGAGTTTGAACATGAGACATCACAATTGTATGTGTGAGTTTCAAGTGGTGTTAACTCTTTCTacatagaaacaaaaaaaatgtcatatataatatacaattttaataatatttgtcaATTTTCTAATTATGACATCATTATACAATTTCAAAGagtaaaacaaatatttcatagTATTAATAAAgtcatatttcatattttataaatcataCACAAAACAAATACTTTTATGGATAAATAActtaaaggtttaaatatgtttttggttctTGTAACTATTACCTTGTGTCGATATCCTTATATTCATTTGTGAATGCTTTGGAAATATTGATATGCAAAATcgcaaagtaaaaaaaattaatagataaaAACAATGTTAATATGTTGTTGCAACCAATCTCCTGATATGCTTATGCAATGTtaagaaaaatgagagattaaaTTTTTTACGGTTTGAATCATGAGAATTTGTAATTTAAAGATGACTAAATTAGGGGTTGAAGATGAaagttgttgagtttttattaaaaaaattgggattgaagatgaagattattgaatttttattatttaattggttaattaattaattaattaattaattaattagtcttaaatttttaattgaataattaattgatttaataatatgaattttaatttaaaatattaaatattttctaatgaACATCAATTACACGGTCACTATGTATCACTTTATCTAAAATTAGTCGTGtcactatttttttactaaaaaaaatttataaataactttttaaaaatttattagaatttaCAAGAatataaaccaaacaaaaaaattacaaaaaagacTAAATCTTATTTGTAACaaccaaaatcatatttaaatttatcttaaaaatgtTATTGCAGGAACAAAGTATTCCCCAAAAGAGCCATGCATTAAACTCTTGATCAactacttttttctttttt encodes:
- the LOC101500735 gene encoding eukaryotic translation initiation factor 6-2 isoform X1 produces the protein MKNENYQAIENFRYWLPTLHFCCVASLQSPLPLCSSDPILSWFVGSKISVLSVMATRLKFENSCEIGAFSKLTNAYCLVAIGGSENFYSAFEAELSDVIPVVKTSIGGTRIVGRLCIGNKNGLLLPHTTTDQELQHLRNSLPDQVRVQRIEERLSALGNCIACNDHVALTHTDLDKETEEVIADVLGVEVFRQTVAGNILVGSYCAFSNKGGLVHPHTSVEDLDELSTLLQVPLVAGTVNRGSEVIAAGMVVNDWTAFCGSDTTATELSVIESVFKLREAQPSAIVDEMRKSLIESYV
- the LOC101500735 gene encoding eukaryotic translation initiation factor 6-2 isoform X2 — its product is MATRLKFENSCEIGAFSKLTNAYCLVAIGGSENFYSAFEAELSDVIPVVKTSIGGTRIVGRLCIGNKNGLLLPHTTTDQELQHLRNSLPDQVRVQRIEERLSALGNCIACNDHVALTHTDLDKETEEVIADVLGVEVFRQTVAGNILVGSYCAFSNKGGLVHPHTSVEDLDELSTLLQVPLVAGTVNRGSEVIAAGMVVNDWTAFCGSDTTATELSVIESVFKLREAQPSAIVDEMRKSLIESYV